In the Solanum pennellii chromosome 5, SPENNV200 genome, one interval contains:
- the LOC107019253 gene encoding uncharacterized protein LOC107019253, which yields MSQISVNIDEVDICKCGYYCRLKTSRTPLNPGRRFFGCKSSKENGGCGYFRWIDPSLENVDESSSMNRLIDGQNPIDRLKRKVKELEEEKDSLKFQLNESEVKLMVLNKKLKEVKLQRDWENVKFNRIVIVFLCLLTIKWFFNIL from the exons ATGTCGCAAATTTCAGTAAATATCGATGAAGTTGATATATGCAAGTGTGGTTATTATTGTCGACTGAAAACTTCGAGGACTCCTTTGAACCCAGGTCGTCGATTTTTTGGATGCAAATCATCAAAG GAAAATGGTGGATGTGGATATTTTAGATGGATTGATCCGTCGCTTGAAAATGTTGATGAATCATCCTCAATGAATAGACTCATAGACGGTCAAAATCCGATTGATCGACTAAAGAGAAAAGTGaaagagcttgaagaagaaaaagattcttTGAAATTTCAATTGAATGAAAGTGAAGTGAAATTGATGGTATTGAACAAGAAGCTTAAGGAAGTTAAACTCCAAAGGGATTGGGAAAATGTCAAATTTAATCGAATTgtgattgtttttctttgtctaCTAACTATTAAATGgttctttaatattttgtaG